The proteins below are encoded in one region of Hordeum vulgare subsp. vulgare chromosome 3H, MorexV3_pseudomolecules_assembly, whole genome shotgun sequence:
- the LOC123445481 gene encoding alpha-1,3-mannosyl-glycoprotein 2-beta-N-acetylglucosaminyltransferase-like isoform X1, which translates to MMDNNSSRYQKAVASKFPLFISQVMLIGNSNFSSSSRSLYVCGRIFLLCFFQLQDGTNGDVKNKALSYTQIRYMQHVDLEPVHTERPGEHIAYYKIANHYKWALDELFIKHDFRRVIILEDDMEIAPDFFDYFEAAAKLLDTDKSIMAVSSWNDNGQKQFVYDPKALYRSDFFPGLGWMLTKTTWMELSPKWPKAYWDDWVRLKEVRRDRQFIRPEVCRTYNFGEHGSSMGQFFDQYLKPIKLNDAHIDWTSEDLSYLTEDNFLIKFGKDVASATPVHGFDELLKAHNLDVDVRIQYDDQGDFERVARQFGVFEEWKDGVPRAAYKGVVVFRYKSSRRRIYLVGPDSLRQLGV; encoded by the exons ATGATGGACAATAACTCTTCCAGGTATCAGAAAGCAGTTGCTTCAAAGTTTCCATTATTTATATCGCAGGTAATGCTAATAGGTAATAGCAATTTCAGTTCTTCTTCTCGGTCTCTTTATGTGTGTGGAAGGATATTTTTACTTTGCTTCTTCCAATTGCAGGATGGAACAAATGGAGATGTAAAAAATAAGGCCCTGAGTTATACCCAAATAAGATATATGCAG CATGTAGATCTCGAACCTGTGCACACTGAAAGACCAGGGGAACACATTGCATATTACAAGATAGCTA ACCACTATAAATGGGCCTTGGATGAGCTATTCATTAAGCATGATTTTCGCCGAGTTATCATTCTGGAAG ATGACATGGAGATCGCCCCAGATTTCTTCGACTACTTCGAGGCTGCAGCGAAATTACTTGATACTGACAA GTCGATAATGGCTGTTTCTTCTTGGAATGACAATGGGCAAAAGCAGTTCGTTTATGACCCAA AAGCTCTTTACCGTTCGGACTTCTTTCCTGGGCTTGGATGGATGctaacaaagacaacatggatgGAGCTGTCACCAAAGTGGCCCAAAGC TTATTGGGATGATTGGGTGAGACTAAAGGAGGTACGCAGAGATCGGCAGTTTATTCGGCCAGAAGTATGCAGAACATACAACTTTGGCGAGCAT GGATCAAGCATGGGACAATTCTTCGATCAGTACCTGAAACCAATCAAATTAAACGATGCTCAT ATTGACTGGACCTCCGAGGACCTGAGCTACCTCACGGAG GACAATTTCTTGATCAAATTTGGGAAAGATGTGGCTAGTGCCACACCTGTGcatggattcgatgaattgttgaAGGCCCACAATCTGGATGTGGACGTAAGGATTCAGTATGACGACCAGGGCGATTTCGAGCGTGTAGCTCGTCAGTTTGGAGTATTTGAAGAGTGGAAG GACGGTGTTCCACGGGCAGCTTACAAGGGTGTGGTGGTCTTCCGATATAAGAGCAGTCGAAGACGAATATACCTTGTCGGCCCTGACTCTCTTCGTCAACTCGGGGTTTAG
- the LOC123445481 gene encoding alpha-1,3-mannosyl-glycoprotein 2-beta-N-acetylglucosaminyltransferase-like isoform X3 gives MMDNNSSRYQKAVASKFPLFISQDGTNGDVKNKALSYTQIRYMQHVDLEPVHTERPGEHIAYYKIANHYKWALDELFIKHDFRRVIILEDDMEIAPDFFDYFEAAAKLLDTDKSIMAVSSWNDNGQKQFVYDPKALYRSDFFPGLGWMLTKTTWMELSPKWPKAYWDDWVRLKEVRRDRQFIRPEVCRTYNFGEHGSSMGQFFDQYLKPIKLNDAHIDWTSEDLSYLTEDNFLIKFGKDVASATPVHGFDELLKAHNLDVDVRIQYDDQGDFERVARQFGVFEEWKDGVPRAAYKGVVVFRYKSSRRRIYLVGPDSLRQLGV, from the exons ATGATGGACAATAACTCTTCCAGGTATCAGAAAGCAGTTGCTTCAAAGTTTCCATTATTTATATCGCAG GATGGAACAAATGGAGATGTAAAAAATAAGGCCCTGAGTTATACCCAAATAAGATATATGCAG CATGTAGATCTCGAACCTGTGCACACTGAAAGACCAGGGGAACACATTGCATATTACAAGATAGCTA ACCACTATAAATGGGCCTTGGATGAGCTATTCATTAAGCATGATTTTCGCCGAGTTATCATTCTGGAAG ATGACATGGAGATCGCCCCAGATTTCTTCGACTACTTCGAGGCTGCAGCGAAATTACTTGATACTGACAA GTCGATAATGGCTGTTTCTTCTTGGAATGACAATGGGCAAAAGCAGTTCGTTTATGACCCAA AAGCTCTTTACCGTTCGGACTTCTTTCCTGGGCTTGGATGGATGctaacaaagacaacatggatgGAGCTGTCACCAAAGTGGCCCAAAGC TTATTGGGATGATTGGGTGAGACTAAAGGAGGTACGCAGAGATCGGCAGTTTATTCGGCCAGAAGTATGCAGAACATACAACTTTGGCGAGCAT GGATCAAGCATGGGACAATTCTTCGATCAGTACCTGAAACCAATCAAATTAAACGATGCTCAT ATTGACTGGACCTCCGAGGACCTGAGCTACCTCACGGAG GACAATTTCTTGATCAAATTTGGGAAAGATGTGGCTAGTGCCACACCTGTGcatggattcgatgaattgttgaAGGCCCACAATCTGGATGTGGACGTAAGGATTCAGTATGACGACCAGGGCGATTTCGAGCGTGTAGCTCGTCAGTTTGGAGTATTTGAAGAGTGGAAG GACGGTGTTCCACGGGCAGCTTACAAGGGTGTGGTGGTCTTCCGATATAAGAGCAGTCGAAGACGAATATACCTTGTCGGCCCTGACTCTCTTCGTCAACTCGGGGTTTAG
- the LOC123445481 gene encoding alpha-1,3-mannosyl-glycoprotein 2-beta-N-acetylglucosaminyltransferase-like isoform X2 translates to MACNRPDYLQRTVESILKYQKAVASKFPLFISQDGTNGDVKNKALSYTQIRYMQHVDLEPVHTERPGEHIAYYKIANHYKWALDELFIKHDFRRVIILEDDMEIAPDFFDYFEAAAKLLDTDKSIMAVSSWNDNGQKQFVYDPKALYRSDFFPGLGWMLTKTTWMELSPKWPKAYWDDWVRLKEVRRDRQFIRPEVCRTYNFGEHGSSMGQFFDQYLKPIKLNDAHIDWTSEDLSYLTEDNFLIKFGKDVASATPVHGFDELLKAHNLDVDVRIQYDDQGDFERVARQFGVFEEWKDGVPRAAYKGVVVFRYKSSRRRIYLVGPDSLRQLGV, encoded by the exons GTATCAGAAAGCAGTTGCTTCAAAGTTTCCATTATTTATATCGCAG GATGGAACAAATGGAGATGTAAAAAATAAGGCCCTGAGTTATACCCAAATAAGATATATGCAG CATGTAGATCTCGAACCTGTGCACACTGAAAGACCAGGGGAACACATTGCATATTACAAGATAGCTA ACCACTATAAATGGGCCTTGGATGAGCTATTCATTAAGCATGATTTTCGCCGAGTTATCATTCTGGAAG ATGACATGGAGATCGCCCCAGATTTCTTCGACTACTTCGAGGCTGCAGCGAAATTACTTGATACTGACAA GTCGATAATGGCTGTTTCTTCTTGGAATGACAATGGGCAAAAGCAGTTCGTTTATGACCCAA AAGCTCTTTACCGTTCGGACTTCTTTCCTGGGCTTGGATGGATGctaacaaagacaacatggatgGAGCTGTCACCAAAGTGGCCCAAAGC TTATTGGGATGATTGGGTGAGACTAAAGGAGGTACGCAGAGATCGGCAGTTTATTCGGCCAGAAGTATGCAGAACATACAACTTTGGCGAGCAT GGATCAAGCATGGGACAATTCTTCGATCAGTACCTGAAACCAATCAAATTAAACGATGCTCAT ATTGACTGGACCTCCGAGGACCTGAGCTACCTCACGGAG GACAATTTCTTGATCAAATTTGGGAAAGATGTGGCTAGTGCCACACCTGTGcatggattcgatgaattgttgaAGGCCCACAATCTGGATGTGGACGTAAGGATTCAGTATGACGACCAGGGCGATTTCGAGCGTGTAGCTCGTCAGTTTGGAGTATTTGAAGAGTGGAAG GACGGTGTTCCACGGGCAGCTTACAAGGGTGTGGTGGTCTTCCGATATAAGAGCAGTCGAAGACGAATATACCTTGTCGGCCCTGACTCTCTTCGTCAACTCGGGGTTTAG
- the LOC123445481 gene encoding alpha-1,3-mannosyl-glycoprotein 2-beta-N-acetylglucosaminyltransferase-like isoform X4, producing MQHVDLEPVHTERPGEHIAYYKIANHYKWALDELFIKHDFRRVIILEDDMEIAPDFFDYFEAAAKLLDTDKSIMAVSSWNDNGQKQFVYDPKALYRSDFFPGLGWMLTKTTWMELSPKWPKAYWDDWVRLKEVRRDRQFIRPEVCRTYNFGEHGSSMGQFFDQYLKPIKLNDAHIDWTSEDLSYLTEDNFLIKFGKDVASATPVHGFDELLKAHNLDVDVRIQYDDQGDFERVARQFGVFEEWKDGVPRAAYKGVVVFRYKSSRRRIYLVGPDSLRQLGV from the exons ATGCAG CATGTAGATCTCGAACCTGTGCACACTGAAAGACCAGGGGAACACATTGCATATTACAAGATAGCTA ACCACTATAAATGGGCCTTGGATGAGCTATTCATTAAGCATGATTTTCGCCGAGTTATCATTCTGGAAG ATGACATGGAGATCGCCCCAGATTTCTTCGACTACTTCGAGGCTGCAGCGAAATTACTTGATACTGACAA GTCGATAATGGCTGTTTCTTCTTGGAATGACAATGGGCAAAAGCAGTTCGTTTATGACCCAA AAGCTCTTTACCGTTCGGACTTCTTTCCTGGGCTTGGATGGATGctaacaaagacaacatggatgGAGCTGTCACCAAAGTGGCCCAAAGC TTATTGGGATGATTGGGTGAGACTAAAGGAGGTACGCAGAGATCGGCAGTTTATTCGGCCAGAAGTATGCAGAACATACAACTTTGGCGAGCAT GGATCAAGCATGGGACAATTCTTCGATCAGTACCTGAAACCAATCAAATTAAACGATGCTCAT ATTGACTGGACCTCCGAGGACCTGAGCTACCTCACGGAG GACAATTTCTTGATCAAATTTGGGAAAGATGTGGCTAGTGCCACACCTGTGcatggattcgatgaattgttgaAGGCCCACAATCTGGATGTGGACGTAAGGATTCAGTATGACGACCAGGGCGATTTCGAGCGTGTAGCTCGTCAGTTTGGAGTATTTGAAGAGTGGAAG GACGGTGTTCCACGGGCAGCTTACAAGGGTGTGGTGGTCTTCCGATATAAGAGCAGTCGAAGACGAATATACCTTGTCGGCCCTGACTCTCTTCGTCAACTCGGGGTTTAG